Proteins found in one Pararge aegeria chromosome 12, ilParAegt1.1, whole genome shotgun sequence genomic segment:
- the LOC120627989 gene encoding cytosolic 10-formyltetrahydrofolate dehydrogenase: MPPVAVPDEAPKKKLRVAIIGQSTFGAEVFKLLQRDGHEVVGVFTVLDKGNREDPLATIAAQNGKPVFKYKTWRIKGKVIPEVLEDYKSVNADINVLPFCTQFIPMEVILYPKYQSICYHPSILPRHRGASSINWTLIEGDTTCGLTIFWADDGLDTGPILLQRSFPCTIDDTVDSLYNKYLYPEGIKSLAESVNLVANGTAPRIAQTEEGATYDPALFKAETHQIDWSKGGMALHNFIRGLDSSPGATTFIKPQTKDGVYENNDSTIEVKFFGSSLWEAEYEAEGDKLILPGLNKPAVIHEAGLLITANDGVRLNIQRLKVNGKMINAQNFFKTNENKVCLDLSAEEKRFVESVRDVWKAILRVDIESDTDFFSSGAGSMDVVRLVEEIKDLANIELQNEDIYMNTTFEEFYTIAILKARGAVGTKEVVYEGVELEVNKMKVKFPTQLFINGEFINSDSGKTLTLINPTDESVICKVQSASKSDVDRAVKAAQKAFEVGEWSKISARERGNLLFKLADLMEQHKEELATIESIDSGAVYTLALKTHVGMSIETWRYFAGWCDKIQGATIPINHARPNRNLTLTKKEPIGVCALITPWNYPLMMLSWKMAACLAAGNTVVMKPAAVCPLTALKFSELCVRAGIPPGVINILPGSGTVCGQALADHPLVRKLGFTGSTEIGQTIMKSCAVSNMKKVSLELGGKSPLVIFEDCDLEKAVRNGMASVFFNKGENCIAAGRLFVEERIHDEFIRRVVEETKKITIGDPLHRGTAHGPQNHKAHMDKLLEFCERGIKEGARLVFGGKRVDRPGFFFQPTIFTDVTDEMFLAKEESFGPIMIISKFSSKNLDEVIRRANNTEYGLASGVFTRDISRALQFAERIDAGTVFVNTYNKTDVAAPFGGFKQSGFGKDLGQEALNEYLKTKCVTIEY; this comes from the exons ATGCCACCAGTAGCAGTGCCTGAtgag gctCCAAAGAAAAAGCTTCGTGTGGCGATAATAGGACAGAGCACGTTTGGAGCGGAAGTGTTTAAGCTTCTGCAGAGAGATGGACACGAAGTGGTTGGAGTTTTCACAGTCCTGGATAAAGGAAACAGAGAGGACCCTCTGG CTACAATTGCGGCACAGAACGGAAAACCAGTGTTCAAATACAAAACATGGAGAATTAAAGGAAAAGTTATCCCGGAGGTGCTAGAGGACTATAAATCG GTAAACGCAGACATCAATGTGTTGCCCTTTTGCACACAGTTCATTCCAATGGAGGTGATCCTGTACCCAAAGTATCAGAGTATTTGTTATCATCCTAGCATTTTACCGAGGCATAGAGGGGCATCGTCTATTAACTG GACACTAATAGAAGGCGACACAACGTGCGGCCTGACAATATTCTGGGCTGACGACGGCTTAGACACCGGGCCAATTTTGCTGCAGAGAAGCTTCCCATGTACCATCGATGACACCGTAGATAGCTTGTACAACAAATATCTTTATCCAGAAG GCATTAAATCGTTAGCGGAATCAGTTAATTTAGTAGCAAATGGAACAGCACCAAGAATAGCTCAAACTGAAGAAGGCGCTACTTATGATCCAGCTTTGTTCAAGGCCGAAACTCATCAA ATTGACTGGTCAAAGGGCGGCATGGCATTACACAATTTCATCCGAGGTCTTGACTCCTCACCTGGAGCCACCACGTTTATAAAGCCACAAACGAAAGATGGAGTGTATGAAAACAATGACTCAACAATTGAAGTTAAATTCTTCGGGTCTTCACTTTGGGAAGCTGAATATGAAGCAGAAGGTGACAAACTGATTTTGCCTGGCTTGAATAAACCTGCCGTAATACATGAAGCTGGTTTGTTAATAACTGCTAATGATGGAGTTAGG CTTAACATTCAACGGTTAAAAGTTAATGGAAAGATGATCAACgcacaaaacttttttaaaacaaatgaaaacaaaGTTTGCCTGGATTTGAGCGCAGAAGAAAAGAGATTTGTTGAAAGCGTTCGCGATGTTTGGAAAGCAATATTAAGAGTAGATATAGAAAGTGATACAGATTTTTTCAGTTCAGGAGCGGGCTCCATGGACGTTGTTAGATTAGTTGAAGAAATAAAAGACTTAGCAAATATAGAACTACAGAATGAggatatttatatgaatacaaCCTTTGAAGAATTCTACACAATAGCTATTCTTAAAGCAAGAGGTGCTGTCGGCACTAAAGAAGTTGTATACGAAGGTGTAGAAttagaagtaaataaaatgaaagttaaATTTCCAACTCAACTGTTTATCAATGGTGAATTTATTAATTCGGATAGTGGGAAAACGTTAACGTTAATAAATCCTACCGATGAATCTGTGATATGTAAAGTTCAGAGTGCTTCAAAATCTGATGTAGACAGGGCAGTGAAAGCTGCTCAAAAGGCTTTCGAGGTTGGAGAATGGTCCAAGATTAGTGCTAGAGAAAGAGGAAACCTTTTATTTAA GTTAGCAGATCTAATGGAACAACATAAAGAAGAACTGGCAACAATAGAAAGTATTGACTCGGGAGCAGTTTACACGTTAGCCTTGAAAACCCACGTTGGAATGTCCATCGAAACGTGGAGATATTTTGCGGGATGGTGCGATAAGATCCAGGGTGCCACGATACCAATAAATCATGCTAGACCTAACAGAAATCTGACTTTAACGAAGAAAGAACCAATTGGAGTGTGTGCATTGATAACACCATGGAATTATCCTCTTATGATGCTTTCTTGGAAGATGGCTGCCTGCTTAGCTGCTGGGAACACAGTCGTTATGAAACCAGCTGCT gTATGTCCATTAACAGCCCTCAAATTCTCAGAATTGTGTGTACGTGCTGGTATTCCTCCGGGCGTAATCAACATTCTACCAGGAAGTGGAACGGTGTGTGGACAAGCATTAGCCGATCACCCGCTTGTCAGGAAACTGGGCTTCACGGGCAGTACAGAAATTG GACAAACTATAATGAAATCGTGTGCAGTATCAAACATGAAGAAAGTCTCACTGGAATTAGGTGGGAAATCTCCGTTGGTAATCTTTGAGGACTGTGATCTTGAAAAAGCTGTTCGAAAC GGTATGGCGTCAGTATTCTTCAACAAAGGGGAGAATTGCATAGCTGCCGGTCGACTTTTCGTCGAGGAGAGGATACACGATGAATTCATTAGGCGTGTTGTGGAAGAGACCAAGAAAATAACCATAGGCGATCCTCTGCACAGAGGAACAGCTCATGGACCGCAAAACCATAAAGCGCATATGGACAAACTTCtagag TTTTGCGAACGCGGTATAAAGGAAGGTGCCAGGCTAGTCTTTGGTGGTAAACGCGTAGATAGACCAGGATTCTTCTTCCAACCTACCATCTTCACCGACGTCACTGATGAAATGTTTCTTGCAAAAGAGGAATCTTTTGGACCTATTATGATTATTAGCAAATTCAGTAGCAA AAACTTGGACGAAGTCATCCGACGAGCAAACAATACAGAGTATGGCTTAGCTAGCGGCGTCTTTACACGCGACATTTCCCGCGCTCTTCAATTTGCTGAACGCATCGATGCGGGCACTGTTTTCGTCAACACTTACAACAAGACAGATGTAGCTGCACCTTTTGGAGGCTTTAAGCAATCTGGATTCGGAAAAGATTTAG GGCAAGAAGCACTCAATGAATATCTTAAAACAAAATGTGTGACTATAGAATATTGA
- the LOC120627990 gene encoding uncharacterized protein LOC120627990 isoform X1, with amino-acid sequence MALWSIVAYVLILTVIEMVMSTEEKPRMMETLDDARMGGEQIALYKEMLKASQDAVGKLEIAEAFDSGTDMARLKGLADGRRSSRTSSLVLSRRVRSQALRRDKLNSQGLRSHIQHSRHSATNNE; translated from the exons ATGGCCTTGTGGTCGATTGTTGcgtatgttttaatattaacagtGATAGAG ATGGTCATGTCAACCGAAGAAAAGCCACGAATGATGGAGACTTTAGACGATGCACGCATGGGAGGAGAACAGATTGCACTGTATAAAGAGATGCTGAAGGCTAGTCAAGATGCTGTCGGAAAGTTAGAAATTGCCGAAGCATTTGACTCTGGGACTGACATGGCCAGGCTTAAGG GCCTTGCTGATGGTCGTCGATCTAGTCGTACGAGTTCATTAGTATTGAGCAGACGAGTGCGTTCCCAAGCTCTCCGCAGAGATAAACTGAACAGCCAAGGTCTAAGGAGCCACATACAACATTCTAGGCACTCAGCTACGAACAACGagtga
- the LOC120628210 gene encoding NADH dehydrogenase [ubiquinone] 1 alpha subcomplex subunit 7-like has translation MSKVPLRDISPIMQAFRKFLLGREHTTALRSQHLISARTQPPPQIPDGPSHRHAHNYYYTRDARREVTPPLIVTQKLLADSSADKGTPKAAINVRPTPGKLYHWDKHYE, from the exons atgagtaaaGTTCCTTTGAGAGATATTTCGCCTATTATGCAGGCCTTTAGAAAGTTCCTTCTTGGC AGAGAACATACGACTGCCTTGAGATCTCAGCATCTTATATCCGCTAGGACTCAGCCCCCTCCGCAAATTCCCGATGGACCGTCCCACAG gcATGCCCACAACTACTACTACACTCGTGATGCTCGGAGGGAAGTCACACCACCTCTAATTGTGACTCAAAAATTGCTTGCTGACAGTAGTGCTGATAAAGG AACACCAAAAGCTGCAATTAACGTTAGGCCTACTCCAGGAAAACTGTACCACTGGGATAAgcattatgaataa
- the LOC120627990 gene encoding uncharacterized protein LOC120627990 isoform X2, which translates to MVMSTEEKPRMMETLDDARMGGEQIALYKEMLKASQDAVGKLEIAEAFDSGTDMARLKGLADGRRSSRTSSLVLSRRVRSQALRRDKLNSQGLRSHIQHSRHSATNNE; encoded by the exons ATGGTCATGTCAACCGAAGAAAAGCCACGAATGATGGAGACTTTAGACGATGCACGCATGGGAGGAGAACAGATTGCACTGTATAAAGAGATGCTGAAGGCTAGTCAAGATGCTGTCGGAAAGTTAGAAATTGCCGAAGCATTTGACTCTGGGACTGACATGGCCAGGCTTAAGG GCCTTGCTGATGGTCGTCGATCTAGTCGTACGAGTTCATTAGTATTGAGCAGACGAGTGCGTTCCCAAGCTCTCCGCAGAGATAAACTGAACAGCCAAGGTCTAAGGAGCCACATACAACATTCTAGGCACTCAGCTACGAACAACGagtga